GAAGTCATCTTTCAATACCCGGCTGACAGGTGAAAAGCGTGGCCTGGTGAAAAGCGTGGCCGGGTGACCGGCTGCGGAAAGTTTATCAATCATGACAACCACAACAGCAGTCACGTTCGTTCAACGCCGGTGTCCGGTCTGCTGTGCAGAAGAGCACCGGACTCTGTTTGAGATTACGGTTCACGATTTTTCCACGGTCAATCCCACGTACCGAATAGATCAACTGGAGCGAATGGGGATCGCCGGTGACCATTCCTGTCCGATTGTATGCTGTGAACAGTGTGGGTTTGTCTACAGCAAAGATTGTCTGGATGATCGCTCCCTTTCATTTCTGTATGAACATGTTATCGATCATGAAAAGAGTCTGGCAAAGATTCACGGTCGTGAGAAACGGAAGCGACTGCTGGCCGTCTGGGCGAGACTGTTCGAACTGGCAACCGAACATCGGGATCGGTGTGATCTTGATGTGTTTGACTTTGGCTGTGGCTGGGGGGATTTTCTCAGTGTGGCCCGATCGCAGTGCATTAACGTCTGTGGTCTGGAAGCCGACAGGGTCAAAGTCGACTGGGCAGCCGGTCAGGGGCTGAATATCGTGTCCACACTGCAGGAGGTCGAAGCTCTGGCACCGTTTGATGTGGTGTACTGTGACCAGGTTCTGGAGCATCTTGATACACCTGCGGAGACAGTGAGATTTCTTTTCGGTATTCTGAAACCAGGTGGAGTTGTTTTTGTCGGTGTCCCCTGTTGTCCAAAGGTCGAAATGGACGCTGTGGCGGCTCAGTTGCGGCTTGGCAGGCAGGTCTCTAAAGATATCAACCCGTGGGAGCATCTGAACTATTTTTCGCCTGACAGTCTAGTGCGGCTCATGCAGACGACCGGATTTGAGGTGCTGAATCTGAAAACAGATCAATCGCGTCTGTCGTGGCTGAGTGGTTTCAGAAAACAGCAGACAACCGGTTCGCCGGACAGTCGGCTGGCGAGTTCAACGGATCTTTTCTGCCGAAAACCACCGGGGCACGATGAGCAGAGTCATCGGTCGGGACAGACGGATGAGTTTCCGGAAGAATCAGGATAATGCCGGAGAAATTTCAGGCCGTTCTTCCAAAGGTGACTGACAAACCTGTGACTGCAGGGGAATTGTGACGCATGTCGGAAACAGATGCCCTGTATTTGCGCAGTGACGTTCTCATTGTGATTCGCAGTGCCGGCGAACGAACCACACAGCTGTGTGAGTCGTTACTCAGTCGTCAGGTGGTTCCCGAACACATTCACACGATTCGGGAAGTGCCGTTCAGTCAGGCCGTGGTTCGGACGTTTGAGCTGGGGCTGGAATTTGGACTGCCGTGGACAGTTGCGGTGGATGCCGATGTACTGGTTCACCCTCGCGCTGTGCACTCGCTGGTGGCCCTGGCCGCAGCGGGTTGTGCATCTGATTTTCGTCTGGATGTCAGACTGATTGACAAACTGTTTGGTGTTCCGAGATGCGTGGGAATGCATTTGTACCGGACTGGTCATCTTGACCGAGCCCTTTGTTTCGCAAGAGCATGCGAGCGAGTTCACCGTCCTGAATACCACGTTGTGGAGCAGATGCGCACGGTCGGCTACACTGACTCTGAAGTCGAAGCGGTTCTGGGGCTGCACGACTTTGAACAGTTCTACGGGGATTTGTATCGCAAAGGATTTGTACACGCCCAAAAACATGCGGAGTTACAGGAACCACTGACACGCATGTGGAAACGGCGGTCTGTCGCAGATCCTGATTTTCAGGCGGTTCTGGCAGGCAGCAAATCCGGACGGGACACCGGGGGCACTGCTGTCACGGACGCCAGACAGTTCACCAGATCTTTGGCGGACCTTGGACTGAAGAATCTTTCTGAAAAGCCGCCTCTGGAAATTGATGATCCTGTGGTGCAGGATCTGGATGTTTTTATAAGAGACTTTGAGTCTTCGTCCGACATTGCAGAGTTTCTGCTGATTCAGGAGATGCAACACGAAACAGCGGCACGAAAACCGGCTGTGCTGTCCGATTTGTTGCTTCGGGTTCGCGCAATACTGCGTATTCGGTCCCGTGCTCGTCGGCTCGCCGGCTGGATTTGGGACCGTGATTCTTCCGGCGGGCCACAGCGGCCGGTATCGAGCGAGCCTTCTGAGTCTGTCTCCCGACCGTTGGAATGGTACGAAAGAGACCGGTTGACACCGGAGTTTGAGCGGGCGGTACAGGCCTCGCGTCCGCTGGCCTGTTGTCCGGAGTCACCCAGTGAGCTGCATACACTGGTGGATCATCAGCGTCTGTGGTCTTTTGCGCTGGGTGCGAAGTCTCTGCTGCGGTTCGTGGACAATCTGGCGATCGTTCTGCACGACGACGGCAGTCTGACTGAGGAAGATCAGGTTCTCATCAGGGAGCACATTCCCGGCTTGCGCATCATTACGCGTCAGGAGGCAGATGAGCGGATGGATCGGGTTCTTGAGCCATACCCGTTCTGCCGACAGTTCCGTGAAAAAAACAGAGTGATGGCCCAGGTTTTTGACTTTCCGGAGTTCACGGCCGGCCAACGGCTGATCACGTTTGACAGTGACATCCTGTTCCATTCACGCCCGGACGAAGTCCTCGACTGGCTGAAGGTCGATACGGGACACGTTCTTTTTGACGAAGAAGTGTCACCTGTCAGTCCACAAATTCACGGTGTTGATATCACTGCTCGACAGGATATTCCCTTTTGCTTTGTTGAGAACCTTTGTGGTGGCTTCGTTTGCGGATTTCCGGCAATGTACGATTTGTCGCAGATTGAGGAGTACTGCAGGTTTGTTTTAAAGAACTGTCACCAGCAACTCTATCGGTCTCAGACAATCACGGCGATGTCCGCGGCGCATTCCGTTTTCACTCCGCGATCGCTGCCACAGACGTATCAAAACGTGCAGACGTTGGCGCCTGGACCGGTGATGCGTCACTACCGTTTTTCCAGACTGCCGCCGGCGGAGTTTTTGCGGGACGCATTCGAGATCCTCAAATGTCTTGAACAAACGGCTGATTGATCGACTTGTTGATCGTGTGTCTCGTTTTTATGTTTAATTCCCCAGGCAGACTCAATAGCACATGAGTCAGGAGATCGCCGGCTCAGGTAAGTATCTCCTTTTCCTCCGGACTGAAAAATCAGATTGCATTTGGGTCCTGGTGTGGTCGCAGGATCCGTTGGCATCCCCGGTTCCCGTACCGGATTGTGTTAACTCCTCTCCCGAGAAATAAAATTTTGGCTTT
The Fuerstiella sp. genome window above contains:
- a CDS encoding class I SAM-dependent methyltransferase, translating into MTTTTAVTFVQRRCPVCCAEEHRTLFEITVHDFSTVNPTYRIDQLERMGIAGDHSCPIVCCEQCGFVYSKDCLDDRSLSFLYEHVIDHEKSLAKIHGREKRKRLLAVWARLFELATEHRDRCDLDVFDFGCGWGDFLSVARSQCINVCGLEADRVKVDWAAGQGLNIVSTLQEVEALAPFDVVYCDQVLEHLDTPAETVRFLFGILKPGGVVFVGVPCCPKVEMDAVAAQLRLGRQVSKDINPWEHLNYFSPDSLVRLMQTTGFEVLNLKTDQSRLSWLSGFRKQQTTGSPDSRLASSTDLFCRKPPGHDEQSHRSGQTDEFPEESG